A window from Physeter macrocephalus isolate SW-GA chromosome 11, ASM283717v5, whole genome shotgun sequence encodes these proteins:
- the PFKFB3 gene encoding 6-phosphofructo-2-kinase/fructose-2,6-bisphosphatase 3 isoform X2, translating into MPLELTQSRVQKIWIPVDHRPSLPRSCGPKLTNSPTVIVMVGLPARGKTYISKKLTRYLNWIGVPTKVFNVGEYRREAVKQYSSYNFFRPDNEEAMKVRKQCALAALRDVKSYLTKEGGQIAVFDATNTTRERRHMILHFAKENDFKVFFIESVCDDPTVVASNIMEVKISSPDYKDCNSAEAMDDFMKRINCYEASYQPLDPDKCDRDLSLIKVIDVGRRFLVNRVQDHIQSRIVYYLMNIHVQPRTIYLCRHGESEHNLQGKIGGDSGLSSRGRKFASALSKFVEEQNLKDLKVWTSQLKSTIQTAEALRLPYEQWKALNEIDAGVCEEMTYEEIKDTYPEEYALREQDKYYYRYPTGESYQDLVQRLEPVIMELERQENVLVICHQAVLRCLLAYFLDKSAEEMPYLKCPLHAVLKLTPVAYGCRVESIYLNVESVSTHRERSEDAKKGPNPLMRRNSVTPLASPEPTKKPRINSFEEHVASTSAALPTCLPPEVSTQLPGQPLLGKACLT; encoded by the exons CCTGTGGGCCGAAGCTCACCAACTCCCCAACAGTGATTGTCATGGTGGGCCTTCCAGCCCGGGGGAAGACGTACATCTCCAAGAAGCTGACCCGCTACCTCAACTGGATTGGCGTCCCCACGAAAG TGTTCAATGTGGGCGAGTACCGCCGGGAGGCCGTGAAGCAGTACAGCTCCTACAACTTCTTCCGCCCTGACAACGAGGAGGCCATGAAAGTCCGCAA GCAGTGTGCGCTGGCTGCCTTGAGAGATGTCAAAAGTTACCTGACGAAGGAAGGGGGCCAAATTGCA GTTTTCGATGCCACCAATACTACTAGAGAGAGGAGACACATGATCCTTCATTTTGccaaagaaaatgatttcaag GTGTTTTTCATTGAGTCTGTGTGTGATGATCCTACAGTTGTGGCCTCCAACATCATG GAAGTGAAAATCTCCAGCCCGGATTACAAAGACTGCAACTCAGCAGAGGCTATGGACGATTTCATGAAGAGAATTAATTGCTATGAAGCCAGCTACCAGCCCCTCGACCCCGATAAATGTGACAG GGACCTGTCCCTGATCAAGGTGATCGACGTGGGCCGGCGGTTCCTGGTGAACAGGGTCCAGGACCACATCCAGAGCCGCATCGTGTACTACCTGATGAACATCCACGTGCAGCCCCGCACCATCTACCTGTGCCGGCACGGGGAGAGCGAGCACAACCTGCAGGGCAAGATCGGAGGGGACTCGGGCCTGTCCAGCAGGGGCAGGAAG ttcgCCAGTGCCCTGAGCAAGTTTGTGGAGGAGCAGAACCTGAAGGACCTCAAGGTGTGGACCAGCCAGCTGAAGAGCACCATCCAGACGGCGGAGGCCCTGCGGCTCCCCTACGAGCAGTGGAAGGCGCTCAACGAGATTGATGCC GGCGTCTGTGAAGAGATGACCTACGAGGAGATCAAAGACACCTACCCCGAGGAGTACGCGCTGCGCGAGCAGGACAAGTACTACTACCGCTACCCCACCGGGGAG TCCTACCAGGACCTGGTCCAGCGCCTGGAGCCGGTGATCATGGAACTGGAGCGGCAGGAGAATGTGCTGGTCATCTGCCACCAGGCCGTCCTGCGCTGCCTCCTGGCCTACTTCCTGGACAAGAGCGCAG aGGAGATGCCCTACCTGAAATGCCCCCTTCATGCCGTCTTGAAGCTGACGCCTGTCGCTTACG GCTGCCGAGTAGAATCCATCTACCTGAACGTGGAGTCCGTGAGCACGCATCGGGAGAGGTCAGAG GATGCAAAGAAGGGACCTAACCCGCTCATGAGACGCAATAGTGTCACCCCACTAGCCAGCCCCGAGCCCACCAAAAAGCCTCGCATCAACAGCTTTGAGGAGCATGTGGCCTCTACCTCCgctgccctgcccacctgcctgccccCGGAGGTGTCCACGCAGCTGCCCGGACAA CCTTTGCTAGGGAAAGCCTGTTT
- the PFKFB3 gene encoding 6-phosphofructo-2-kinase/fructose-2,6-bisphosphatase 3 isoform X1 has translation MPLELTQSRVQKIWIPVDHRPSLPRSCGPKLTNSPTVIVMVGLPARGKTYISKKLTRYLNWIGVPTKVFNVGEYRREAVKQYSSYNFFRPDNEEAMKVRKQCALAALRDVKSYLTKEGGQIAVFDATNTTRERRHMILHFAKENDFKVFFIESVCDDPTVVASNIMEVKISSPDYKDCNSAEAMDDFMKRINCYEASYQPLDPDKCDRDLSLIKVIDVGRRFLVNRVQDHIQSRIVYYLMNIHVQPRTIYLCRHGESEHNLQGKIGGDSGLSSRGRKFASALSKFVEEQNLKDLKVWTSQLKSTIQTAEALRLPYEQWKALNEIDAGVCEEMTYEEIKDTYPEEYALREQDKYYYRYPTGESYQDLVQRLEPVIMELERQENVLVICHQAVLRCLLAYFLDKSAEEMPYLKCPLHAVLKLTPVAYGCRVESIYLNVESVSTHRERSEDAKKGPNPLMRRNSVTPLASPEPTKKPRINSFEEHVASTSAALPTCLPPEVSTQLPGQPLLGKACFRT, from the exons CCTGTGGGCCGAAGCTCACCAACTCCCCAACAGTGATTGTCATGGTGGGCCTTCCAGCCCGGGGGAAGACGTACATCTCCAAGAAGCTGACCCGCTACCTCAACTGGATTGGCGTCCCCACGAAAG TGTTCAATGTGGGCGAGTACCGCCGGGAGGCCGTGAAGCAGTACAGCTCCTACAACTTCTTCCGCCCTGACAACGAGGAGGCCATGAAAGTCCGCAA GCAGTGTGCGCTGGCTGCCTTGAGAGATGTCAAAAGTTACCTGACGAAGGAAGGGGGCCAAATTGCA GTTTTCGATGCCACCAATACTACTAGAGAGAGGAGACACATGATCCTTCATTTTGccaaagaaaatgatttcaag GTGTTTTTCATTGAGTCTGTGTGTGATGATCCTACAGTTGTGGCCTCCAACATCATG GAAGTGAAAATCTCCAGCCCGGATTACAAAGACTGCAACTCAGCAGAGGCTATGGACGATTTCATGAAGAGAATTAATTGCTATGAAGCCAGCTACCAGCCCCTCGACCCCGATAAATGTGACAG GGACCTGTCCCTGATCAAGGTGATCGACGTGGGCCGGCGGTTCCTGGTGAACAGGGTCCAGGACCACATCCAGAGCCGCATCGTGTACTACCTGATGAACATCCACGTGCAGCCCCGCACCATCTACCTGTGCCGGCACGGGGAGAGCGAGCACAACCTGCAGGGCAAGATCGGAGGGGACTCGGGCCTGTCCAGCAGGGGCAGGAAG ttcgCCAGTGCCCTGAGCAAGTTTGTGGAGGAGCAGAACCTGAAGGACCTCAAGGTGTGGACCAGCCAGCTGAAGAGCACCATCCAGACGGCGGAGGCCCTGCGGCTCCCCTACGAGCAGTGGAAGGCGCTCAACGAGATTGATGCC GGCGTCTGTGAAGAGATGACCTACGAGGAGATCAAAGACACCTACCCCGAGGAGTACGCGCTGCGCGAGCAGGACAAGTACTACTACCGCTACCCCACCGGGGAG TCCTACCAGGACCTGGTCCAGCGCCTGGAGCCGGTGATCATGGAACTGGAGCGGCAGGAGAATGTGCTGGTCATCTGCCACCAGGCCGTCCTGCGCTGCCTCCTGGCCTACTTCCTGGACAAGAGCGCAG aGGAGATGCCCTACCTGAAATGCCCCCTTCATGCCGTCTTGAAGCTGACGCCTGTCGCTTACG GCTGCCGAGTAGAATCCATCTACCTGAACGTGGAGTCCGTGAGCACGCATCGGGAGAGGTCAGAG GATGCAAAGAAGGGACCTAACCCGCTCATGAGACGCAATAGTGTCACCCCACTAGCCAGCCCCGAGCCCACCAAAAAGCCTCGCATCAACAGCTTTGAGGAGCATGTGGCCTCTACCTCCgctgccctgcccacctgcctgccccCGGAGGTGTCCACGCAGCTGCCCGGACAA CCTTTGCTAGGGAAAGCCTGTTT
- the PFKFB3 gene encoding 6-phosphofructo-2-kinase/fructose-2,6-bisphosphatase 3 isoform X5, producing the protein MVGLPARGKTYISKKLTRYLNWIGVPTKVFNVGEYRREAVKQYSSYNFFRPDNEEAMKVRKQCALAALRDVKSYLTKEGGQIAVFDATNTTRERRHMILHFAKENDFKVFFIESVCDDPTVVASNIMEVKISSPDYKDCNSAEAMDDFMKRINCYEASYQPLDPDKCDRDLSLIKVIDVGRRFLVNRVQDHIQSRIVYYLMNIHVQPRTIYLCRHGESEHNLQGKIGGDSGLSSRGRKFASALSKFVEEQNLKDLKVWTSQLKSTIQTAEALRLPYEQWKALNEIDAGVCEEMTYEEIKDTYPEEYALREQDKYYYRYPTGESYQDLVQRLEPVIMELERQENVLVICHQAVLRCLLAYFLDKSAEEMPYLKCPLHAVLKLTPVAYGCRVESIYLNVESVSTHRERSEDAKKGPNPLMRRNSVTPLASPEPTKKPRINSFEEHVASTSAALPTCLPPEVSTQLPGQNMKGSPSSAEASRTH; encoded by the exons ATGGTGGGCCTTCCAGCCCGGGGGAAGACGTACATCTCCAAGAAGCTGACCCGCTACCTCAACTGGATTGGCGTCCCCACGAAAG TGTTCAATGTGGGCGAGTACCGCCGGGAGGCCGTGAAGCAGTACAGCTCCTACAACTTCTTCCGCCCTGACAACGAGGAGGCCATGAAAGTCCGCAA GCAGTGTGCGCTGGCTGCCTTGAGAGATGTCAAAAGTTACCTGACGAAGGAAGGGGGCCAAATTGCA GTTTTCGATGCCACCAATACTACTAGAGAGAGGAGACACATGATCCTTCATTTTGccaaagaaaatgatttcaag GTGTTTTTCATTGAGTCTGTGTGTGATGATCCTACAGTTGTGGCCTCCAACATCATG GAAGTGAAAATCTCCAGCCCGGATTACAAAGACTGCAACTCAGCAGAGGCTATGGACGATTTCATGAAGAGAATTAATTGCTATGAAGCCAGCTACCAGCCCCTCGACCCCGATAAATGTGACAG GGACCTGTCCCTGATCAAGGTGATCGACGTGGGCCGGCGGTTCCTGGTGAACAGGGTCCAGGACCACATCCAGAGCCGCATCGTGTACTACCTGATGAACATCCACGTGCAGCCCCGCACCATCTACCTGTGCCGGCACGGGGAGAGCGAGCACAACCTGCAGGGCAAGATCGGAGGGGACTCGGGCCTGTCCAGCAGGGGCAGGAAG ttcgCCAGTGCCCTGAGCAAGTTTGTGGAGGAGCAGAACCTGAAGGACCTCAAGGTGTGGACCAGCCAGCTGAAGAGCACCATCCAGACGGCGGAGGCCCTGCGGCTCCCCTACGAGCAGTGGAAGGCGCTCAACGAGATTGATGCC GGCGTCTGTGAAGAGATGACCTACGAGGAGATCAAAGACACCTACCCCGAGGAGTACGCGCTGCGCGAGCAGGACAAGTACTACTACCGCTACCCCACCGGGGAG TCCTACCAGGACCTGGTCCAGCGCCTGGAGCCGGTGATCATGGAACTGGAGCGGCAGGAGAATGTGCTGGTCATCTGCCACCAGGCCGTCCTGCGCTGCCTCCTGGCCTACTTCCTGGACAAGAGCGCAG aGGAGATGCCCTACCTGAAATGCCCCCTTCATGCCGTCTTGAAGCTGACGCCTGTCGCTTACG GCTGCCGAGTAGAATCCATCTACCTGAACGTGGAGTCCGTGAGCACGCATCGGGAGAGGTCAGAG GATGCAAAGAAGGGACCTAACCCGCTCATGAGACGCAATAGTGTCACCCCACTAGCCAGCCCCGAGCCCACCAAAAAGCCTCGCATCAACAGCTTTGAGGAGCATGTGGCCTCTACCTCCgctgccctgcccacctgcctgccccCGGAGGTGTCCACGCAGCTGCCCGGACAA
- the PFKFB3 gene encoding 6-phosphofructo-2-kinase/fructose-2,6-bisphosphatase 3 isoform X4 has translation MPFRKACGPKLTNSPTVIVMVGLPARGKTYISKKLTRYLNWIGVPTKVFNVGEYRREAVKQYSSYNFFRPDNEEAMKVRKQCALAALRDVKSYLTKEGGQIAVFDATNTTRERRHMILHFAKENDFKVFFIESVCDDPTVVASNIMEVKISSPDYKDCNSAEAMDDFMKRINCYEASYQPLDPDKCDRDLSLIKVIDVGRRFLVNRVQDHIQSRIVYYLMNIHVQPRTIYLCRHGESEHNLQGKIGGDSGLSSRGRKFASALSKFVEEQNLKDLKVWTSQLKSTIQTAEALRLPYEQWKALNEIDAGVCEEMTYEEIKDTYPEEYALREQDKYYYRYPTGESYQDLVQRLEPVIMELERQENVLVICHQAVLRCLLAYFLDKSAEEMPYLKCPLHAVLKLTPVAYGCRVESIYLNVESVSTHRERSEDAKKGPNPLMRRNSVTPLASPEPTKKPRINSFEEHVASTSAALPTCLPPEVSTQLPGQNMKGSPSSAEASRTH, from the exons CCTGTGGGCCGAAGCTCACCAACTCCCCAACAGTGATTGTCATGGTGGGCCTTCCAGCCCGGGGGAAGACGTACATCTCCAAGAAGCTGACCCGCTACCTCAACTGGATTGGCGTCCCCACGAAAG TGTTCAATGTGGGCGAGTACCGCCGGGAGGCCGTGAAGCAGTACAGCTCCTACAACTTCTTCCGCCCTGACAACGAGGAGGCCATGAAAGTCCGCAA GCAGTGTGCGCTGGCTGCCTTGAGAGATGTCAAAAGTTACCTGACGAAGGAAGGGGGCCAAATTGCA GTTTTCGATGCCACCAATACTACTAGAGAGAGGAGACACATGATCCTTCATTTTGccaaagaaaatgatttcaag GTGTTTTTCATTGAGTCTGTGTGTGATGATCCTACAGTTGTGGCCTCCAACATCATG GAAGTGAAAATCTCCAGCCCGGATTACAAAGACTGCAACTCAGCAGAGGCTATGGACGATTTCATGAAGAGAATTAATTGCTATGAAGCCAGCTACCAGCCCCTCGACCCCGATAAATGTGACAG GGACCTGTCCCTGATCAAGGTGATCGACGTGGGCCGGCGGTTCCTGGTGAACAGGGTCCAGGACCACATCCAGAGCCGCATCGTGTACTACCTGATGAACATCCACGTGCAGCCCCGCACCATCTACCTGTGCCGGCACGGGGAGAGCGAGCACAACCTGCAGGGCAAGATCGGAGGGGACTCGGGCCTGTCCAGCAGGGGCAGGAAG ttcgCCAGTGCCCTGAGCAAGTTTGTGGAGGAGCAGAACCTGAAGGACCTCAAGGTGTGGACCAGCCAGCTGAAGAGCACCATCCAGACGGCGGAGGCCCTGCGGCTCCCCTACGAGCAGTGGAAGGCGCTCAACGAGATTGATGCC GGCGTCTGTGAAGAGATGACCTACGAGGAGATCAAAGACACCTACCCCGAGGAGTACGCGCTGCGCGAGCAGGACAAGTACTACTACCGCTACCCCACCGGGGAG TCCTACCAGGACCTGGTCCAGCGCCTGGAGCCGGTGATCATGGAACTGGAGCGGCAGGAGAATGTGCTGGTCATCTGCCACCAGGCCGTCCTGCGCTGCCTCCTGGCCTACTTCCTGGACAAGAGCGCAG aGGAGATGCCCTACCTGAAATGCCCCCTTCATGCCGTCTTGAAGCTGACGCCTGTCGCTTACG GCTGCCGAGTAGAATCCATCTACCTGAACGTGGAGTCCGTGAGCACGCATCGGGAGAGGTCAGAG GATGCAAAGAAGGGACCTAACCCGCTCATGAGACGCAATAGTGTCACCCCACTAGCCAGCCCCGAGCCCACCAAAAAGCCTCGCATCAACAGCTTTGAGGAGCATGTGGCCTCTACCTCCgctgccctgcccacctgcctgccccCGGAGGTGTCCACGCAGCTGCCCGGACAA
- the PFKFB3 gene encoding 6-phosphofructo-2-kinase/fructose-2,6-bisphosphatase 3 isoform X6 — translation MPLELTQSRVQKIWIPVDHRPSLPRSCGPKLTNSPTVIVMVGLPARGKTYISKKLTRYLNWIGVPTKVFNVGEYRREAVKQYSSYNFFRPDNEEAMKVRKQCALAALRDVKSYLTKEGGQIAVFDATNTTRERRHMILHFAKENDFKVFFIESVCDDPTVVASNIMEVKISSPDYKDCNSAEAMDDFMKRINCYEASYQPLDPDKCDRDLSLIKVIDVGRRFLVNRVQDHIQSRIVYYLMNIHVQPRTIYLCRHGESEHNLQGKIGGDSGLSSRGRKFASALSKFVEEQNLKDLKVWTSQLKSTIQTAEALRLPYEQWKALNEIDAGVCEEMTYEEIKDTYPEEYALREQDKYYYRYPTGESYQDLVQRLEPVIMELERQENVLVICHQAVLRCLLAYFLDKSAEEMPYLKCPLHAVLKLTPVAYGCRVESIYLNVESVSTHRERSEDAKKGPNPLMRRNSVTPLASPEPTKKPRINSFEEHVASTSAALPTCLPPEVSTQLPGQNMKGSPSSAEASRTH, via the exons CCTGTGGGCCGAAGCTCACCAACTCCCCAACAGTGATTGTCATGGTGGGCCTTCCAGCCCGGGGGAAGACGTACATCTCCAAGAAGCTGACCCGCTACCTCAACTGGATTGGCGTCCCCACGAAAG TGTTCAATGTGGGCGAGTACCGCCGGGAGGCCGTGAAGCAGTACAGCTCCTACAACTTCTTCCGCCCTGACAACGAGGAGGCCATGAAAGTCCGCAA GCAGTGTGCGCTGGCTGCCTTGAGAGATGTCAAAAGTTACCTGACGAAGGAAGGGGGCCAAATTGCA GTTTTCGATGCCACCAATACTACTAGAGAGAGGAGACACATGATCCTTCATTTTGccaaagaaaatgatttcaag GTGTTTTTCATTGAGTCTGTGTGTGATGATCCTACAGTTGTGGCCTCCAACATCATG GAAGTGAAAATCTCCAGCCCGGATTACAAAGACTGCAACTCAGCAGAGGCTATGGACGATTTCATGAAGAGAATTAATTGCTATGAAGCCAGCTACCAGCCCCTCGACCCCGATAAATGTGACAG GGACCTGTCCCTGATCAAGGTGATCGACGTGGGCCGGCGGTTCCTGGTGAACAGGGTCCAGGACCACATCCAGAGCCGCATCGTGTACTACCTGATGAACATCCACGTGCAGCCCCGCACCATCTACCTGTGCCGGCACGGGGAGAGCGAGCACAACCTGCAGGGCAAGATCGGAGGGGACTCGGGCCTGTCCAGCAGGGGCAGGAAG ttcgCCAGTGCCCTGAGCAAGTTTGTGGAGGAGCAGAACCTGAAGGACCTCAAGGTGTGGACCAGCCAGCTGAAGAGCACCATCCAGACGGCGGAGGCCCTGCGGCTCCCCTACGAGCAGTGGAAGGCGCTCAACGAGATTGATGCC GGCGTCTGTGAAGAGATGACCTACGAGGAGATCAAAGACACCTACCCCGAGGAGTACGCGCTGCGCGAGCAGGACAAGTACTACTACCGCTACCCCACCGGGGAG TCCTACCAGGACCTGGTCCAGCGCCTGGAGCCGGTGATCATGGAACTGGAGCGGCAGGAGAATGTGCTGGTCATCTGCCACCAGGCCGTCCTGCGCTGCCTCCTGGCCTACTTCCTGGACAAGAGCGCAG aGGAGATGCCCTACCTGAAATGCCCCCTTCATGCCGTCTTGAAGCTGACGCCTGTCGCTTACG GCTGCCGAGTAGAATCCATCTACCTGAACGTGGAGTCCGTGAGCACGCATCGGGAGAGGTCAGAG GATGCAAAGAAGGGACCTAACCCGCTCATGAGACGCAATAGTGTCACCCCACTAGCCAGCCCCGAGCCCACCAAAAAGCCTCGCATCAACAGCTTTGAGGAGCATGTGGCCTCTACCTCCgctgccctgcccacctgcctgccccCGGAGGTGTCCACGCAGCTGCCCGGACAA
- the PFKFB3 gene encoding 6-phosphofructo-2-kinase/fructose-2,6-bisphosphatase 3 isoform X3, whose product MPLELTQSRVQKIWIPVDHRPSLPRSCGPKLTNSPTVIVMVGLPARGKTYISKKLTRYLNWIGVPTKVFNVGEYRREAVKQYSSYNFFRPDNEEAMKVRKQCALAALRDVKSYLTKEGGQIAVFDATNTTRERRHMILHFAKENDFKEVKISSPDYKDCNSAEAMDDFMKRINCYEASYQPLDPDKCDRDLSLIKVIDVGRRFLVNRVQDHIQSRIVYYLMNIHVQPRTIYLCRHGESEHNLQGKIGGDSGLSSRGRKFASALSKFVEEQNLKDLKVWTSQLKSTIQTAEALRLPYEQWKALNEIDAGVCEEMTYEEIKDTYPEEYALREQDKYYYRYPTGESYQDLVQRLEPVIMELERQENVLVICHQAVLRCLLAYFLDKSAEEMPYLKCPLHAVLKLTPVAYGCRVESIYLNVESVSTHRERSEDAKKGPNPLMRRNSVTPLASPEPTKKPRINSFEEHVASTSAALPTCLPPEVSTQLPGQNMKGSPSSAEASRTH is encoded by the exons CCTGTGGGCCGAAGCTCACCAACTCCCCAACAGTGATTGTCATGGTGGGCCTTCCAGCCCGGGGGAAGACGTACATCTCCAAGAAGCTGACCCGCTACCTCAACTGGATTGGCGTCCCCACGAAAG TGTTCAATGTGGGCGAGTACCGCCGGGAGGCCGTGAAGCAGTACAGCTCCTACAACTTCTTCCGCCCTGACAACGAGGAGGCCATGAAAGTCCGCAA GCAGTGTGCGCTGGCTGCCTTGAGAGATGTCAAAAGTTACCTGACGAAGGAAGGGGGCCAAATTGCA GTTTTCGATGCCACCAATACTACTAGAGAGAGGAGACACATGATCCTTCATTTTGccaaagaaaatgatttcaag GAAGTGAAAATCTCCAGCCCGGATTACAAAGACTGCAACTCAGCAGAGGCTATGGACGATTTCATGAAGAGAATTAATTGCTATGAAGCCAGCTACCAGCCCCTCGACCCCGATAAATGTGACAG GGACCTGTCCCTGATCAAGGTGATCGACGTGGGCCGGCGGTTCCTGGTGAACAGGGTCCAGGACCACATCCAGAGCCGCATCGTGTACTACCTGATGAACATCCACGTGCAGCCCCGCACCATCTACCTGTGCCGGCACGGGGAGAGCGAGCACAACCTGCAGGGCAAGATCGGAGGGGACTCGGGCCTGTCCAGCAGGGGCAGGAAG ttcgCCAGTGCCCTGAGCAAGTTTGTGGAGGAGCAGAACCTGAAGGACCTCAAGGTGTGGACCAGCCAGCTGAAGAGCACCATCCAGACGGCGGAGGCCCTGCGGCTCCCCTACGAGCAGTGGAAGGCGCTCAACGAGATTGATGCC GGCGTCTGTGAAGAGATGACCTACGAGGAGATCAAAGACACCTACCCCGAGGAGTACGCGCTGCGCGAGCAGGACAAGTACTACTACCGCTACCCCACCGGGGAG TCCTACCAGGACCTGGTCCAGCGCCTGGAGCCGGTGATCATGGAACTGGAGCGGCAGGAGAATGTGCTGGTCATCTGCCACCAGGCCGTCCTGCGCTGCCTCCTGGCCTACTTCCTGGACAAGAGCGCAG aGGAGATGCCCTACCTGAAATGCCCCCTTCATGCCGTCTTGAAGCTGACGCCTGTCGCTTACG GCTGCCGAGTAGAATCCATCTACCTGAACGTGGAGTCCGTGAGCACGCATCGGGAGAGGTCAGAG GATGCAAAGAAGGGACCTAACCCGCTCATGAGACGCAATAGTGTCACCCCACTAGCCAGCCCCGAGCCCACCAAAAAGCCTCGCATCAACAGCTTTGAGGAGCATGTGGCCTCTACCTCCgctgccctgcccacctgcctgccccCGGAGGTGTCCACGCAGCTGCCCGGACAA